GAGCCTTATCCGTCATGGGGCCGTATGCTTTCCGAGTCCGCCGCCGAATATGTCCGCACCGCGCCATGGCTGGTGATCTTCCCGGGCATCGCCATCAGCCTCGCCGTGTTTGGCGCCAATCTGTTCGGCGACGCGCTCCGCGACATCCTCGATCCCCGGCAGCGCGGCTGATGACTGACACCTCCGATCTCGTGCTCGAAGTGAAGAACCTGAAAACGGTGTTCTTCACGAATTCCGGCCTGTTCAAAGCGGTCGACGACGTCTCCTTCACCGTGAACCGCGGCGAGACGCTCGCCATCGTCGGTGAATCCGGCTGCGGCAAGAGCGTCACCGCGCTGTCACTGATGCGGCTGGTGCCGGATCCGCCGGGTCGCATCGTCGGCGGCTCGGTCACGCTCGAAGGCACCGATCTGCTGGCGCTTGACGAAGCGGAGATGCGCAAGATCCGGGGCAATCGCATCTCCATGATCTTTCAGGAGCCGATGACCTCGCTCAATCCGGTGATGCGGATCGGCGACCAGATCGTCGAGGCGGTGCGGCTGCACCGGAGCTTATCGACAAGGGAGGCACGAGACATCGCAGTCGAAATGCTGCGGCTGGTGCGCATCCCCGAGCCGCCGCGGCGCGCGCGCGAATATCCACACCAGCTCTCCGGCGGGATGCGCCAGCGCGCGATGATCGCGATGGCGCTGGCGTGCCGGCCGGCGCTGCTGATCGCGGACGAACCGACCACCGCGCTCGACGTCACCATCCAGGCCCAGATCCTGGCGCTGATCCTCGATCTTCAGAAGGAGCTGGGCACCGGCCTTGTCCTGATCACGCATGATCTCGGCGTCGTCGCGCAGACCGCGCAGCGGGTGATCGTGATGTATGCGGGACGGAAGGTCGAAGAAGCCAGCGTCGAGGCGCTGTTCGCGTCGCCAAAACACCCTTACACGCGAGGACTGATGGCCTCGATCCCCGCCGTGCCCACATCCGGCGTCGCTGCACAGGAGCGGCTGAACGAAATTCCCGGCACGGTGCCGTCGCTGGTGCGGTTGCCGAAGGGCTGCGCGTTCGCGCCGCGCTGCCCGCTCGCAATCAAGCGCTGCGAGGAATATCCGCCGCTTGCGGACTGGGGCGGCGGCCATCTCGCCGCCTGCTGGCGCGCGGCTGAAGTCGCGGAGGTGGCATGACCGAGGCGCTGCTCGAAGTCACCGATCTCAAAAAGCACTATCCGGTGCGCGCCGGCGTGCTGCGCCGGCAGGTGGGCACCGTGCATTCGGTCGACGGCGTCTCGTTTTCGCTCGGTGCGGGCGAGACGCTTGGCCTTGTCGGTGAATCCGGCTGTGGCAAGTCGACGGTGGCGCGCAGCGTGCTACGGCTGGTCGAGCCGACCTCGGGCCGGATCTGCCTCGACGGTGAGGACATCACGCATCTGTCCAAGTCGGCGCTACGGCCATATCGCCGTTCGATGCAGATCGTGTTCCAGGATCCCTTTGCCTCGCTTAATCCGCGCATGACGGCGGGCGATATCGTTGGCGAGCCGATCGCGGTCCATGGACTCGCGACCGGCAAGGCGCTGGAGGCGCGCGTCGCAAAACTGTTCGAGCAGGTCGGCTTGCGGCCCGACCAGATGCGCAATTTCCCGCATCAATTCTCCGGTGGCCAGCGCCAGCGCATCTGCATCGCGCGGGCGCTTGCGCTGGAGCCGCGCCTGATCGTCTGCGACGAGCCGGTGTCCGCGCTCGATGTCTCGATCCAGGCGCAGGTGATCAATCTGCTGATCGACCTGCAACGGCAGCACGGCTTCTCATATCTCTTCATCGCGCACGACCTCGCCGTGGTCGCGCATATCAGCCACCGCGTCGCCGTGATGTATCTCGGCCGCATCGTCGAGATCGCCGACAAGGACGAGCTGTTCCGAAACCCCCGCCATCCCTACACGCAGGCCCTGCTTGCCTCGGTGCCGATCGCCAATCCGCTGGCGAAGAAGCTCGCGCCGCTGGTCGACGGCGACGTGCCGAGCCCGGTCAATCCGCCGCCCGGCTGCGCGTTTCACACCCGCTGCCGGTTTGCGATGGAGCGATGCAAGACCGAGCGGCCGATGCTGTTGGATGCGGGCGACGGGCACCAGGTGGCGTGCTTGTTGAACGAGGGGACGGGGCGAGCCTCCTAACGTCGTCATGGCGAAAGCCAAGACCCATTACCCCAGGGAGAAGTTGCGGCGCGACCCGGTAGCCTCATAGGACACAATAACAAGCAGCGGTGGTAATGGGTCCTGGATCTGCGCTCGCTCCGCTCGCATGTCCAGGACGACATCAGGTGGCCCCGATCTCGGCCACGATCCTGCCGGTCGTGACCTGCTCGCCCTCGGCGACGTCGATCGCCGAAACCACGCCGTCGATCCCGGCCTTGTGGACGTGCTCCATCTTCATCGCTTCCAGCGTCATCACCGGCTGACCGGCAATGACCCGGTCGCCCGGCTTGACCAAAACAGCGACGACGCGGCCGTTCATGGCGGCGCGGACTTTGCCGTCGCCGCCGTTGCTTGCGGCGGCCTTCGGCGCGGCAAGGGTGAGATCAGTCACCGCGAGCGGGATGCCGCGGTGCTGGAGATAGAGCCGATCGCCGTCGCGCAGGAATTTTGCGCTGTCCATCACGTCGTCGTGCCGGAAGCGGATGGCGTCGGGATCAAGTTGCTCGATCTCGAACCTGTCCTGGCGGCCGTCGGTGGCGACGATGTAGCTGCCGTCGCGCTCACGGGTGACGTCGAGCTCGTGCGTGTGGCCTGCGATTTCGATTTTCGTAGGCAGAGGGAACGTTGCCGACAGGCTCCGGCCGCTCCGCCACGTCGGCGCGCGCGAATTTGAGACGTAGAGCAACAGACCGGCCAACGCTGTGTCGAATGCGGCATCGGGGCGCGGTGCCAGCAGTTCGTCGCGATGCGCACCGATGAACGCCGTTGTCGCCTCCCCCCTGGCAAAGCCGGGATGGCGCAGGCACGACATCAGGAACGCCTGGTTCGTGGTCACGCCAAGCGCCGTGAGCTGCTCCAATCCAAAGATCAACCGCCCTCTCGCCTCTTCGCGCGTCACGCCATGGCTGATCACCTTGGCAATCATGGAATCGTAGAACGGCGGAATCTCCGAGCCTGATTGCAGCGCGTGCTCGACGCGGATGCCATCAGGCACATGCCAGCGCGCCATGTGGCCGGACTGCGGCATGAAATCGTGCGCAGCATCTTCCGAGCAGAGCCGCACCTCGATGGCGTGACCAGAGAACTTGACGTCCTGTTGCTTCACCGGCAATGGCTCGCCGCGCGCGACGCGCAGCTGCAGCTCGACGAGATCGAGCCCGGTGATCGCCTCGGTGACGGGATGCTCGACCTGGAGACGCGTGTTCATCTCCATGAAGTAGAATTCGCCGCTTTGATCGAGCAGAAATTCCAGTGTACCGGCGCCCTCGTAACGCAACGCCTTCACTGCGGCGACGGCGACCTCGCCCATTTTTGCGCGGAGCTCCGGCGTGACTGCCGGCGATGGCGCCTCCTCGATCAGCTTCTGGTGCCGCCGCTGCACCGAGCAATCGCGCTCACCGAGATGGATGGCATTGCCATGGCCGTCACCGAACACCTGGATCTCGATGTGTCGGGGGTTCTGAATAGCGCGTTCGAGAATGACAGTGGGGTCGCCGAACGCCGCCTTCGCTTCCGACCGCGCGCTGCGCAGGGCATCGGGGAACGATGCGGCGTCGGTCACGAGCCGCATGCCGCGGCCGCCGCCACCGGCAACCGCCTTGATCATCACGGGGAAGCCGGTCTTTTCGGCTTCCGCAAGCATCACGTCATCGCCCTGCTCGGTACCTTGGTAGCCGGGAACGCAGGGAACGCCGGCTTTCTTCATGATCTCCTTGGCGCCGGCTTTGTTGCCCATCGCCTCGATCGCCTGCGGCGATGGGCCGATGAAAACGATGCCAGCATCCTTGCAGGCCTGCGCGAACTCTTCATTCTCGGCGAGGAAGCCGTAGCCGGGATGCACGGCATCCGCGCCGCTTGCCTTTGCCGCCGCGATGATGGCGGGAATGTTGAGATAGGATTGCGCCGGCAAGGCTTCGCCGATCCGCACGGCCTGATCGGCTTGCCGTACATGGAGCGCCTCGCGATCGGCATCCGAATAGACCGCGACGACGCCGAGGCCGAGCTGCCGCGCACTGCGCATCACGCGCAGCGCGATCTCGCCGCGATTGGCAATCAGAATCCTATAGAACGGCCGGTGCTGCACTGATCCATTCCTCATGGGCGAGCCACCGAAAACTGCATGCGCTGGGGCGTGCGCACGTCGCCCTCGCGACAGATCGCCAGCACCTCGGAGAGGACCGCGCGGGTATCGCGCGGATCGATCACGCCGTCGTCGAGCACACGCGCGCTGGTCGAGAACACGTCCATCTGCCCGTCGAACACGTCGACGATCTGCGCCTTCATGGCGTCGAGCTTGTCCTTCTCGATCGGCTTGCCGCGGCGCGCGGCGGCGGCTTCGGTGACGATCGCCATGGTCTCGGCGGCCTGCTCGCCACCCATCACCGCGGTCTTGGCGTTGGGCCAGGAGAAGCAGAAGCGCGGATGGAAGCCGCGGCCGCACATGCCGTAATTGCCGGCGCCGAACGACGCCCCGCAATAGATGGTGATCTGCGGCACCGTCGCCGAGGTCACCGCCTGGATCATCTTCGAGCCGTGCTTGATCATGCCGGCCTCTTCATAGGCTTTGCCGACCATGTAGCCGGTGGTGTTGTTGAGATAGAGGATCGGCCTGCGGGTCTGGCAGCAGGCCTGGATGAAATGCGTCGCCTTATTGGCGCCGGCGGGATCGAGCGGACCGTTGTTCGTGATGATGCCGATGGCCTGGCACCCGATGCGGGCATGGCCGCAGACGGTGGCCGGACCATAGTTCGGCGCCATCTCCGTGAAGTCGGAATCGTCGACAATGCGCGCGATCACCTGCTTCATGTCCACGGTGCGCTTATGGTCCATCGGCATGATGCCGAGCAGCTCGTCCTGGTCGTAGCGCGGCGGCCTGAACTGCGGCTCCGCCCGGCCCGGCCGCTCCCATTCCAGCGCCGCCATGATCTCGCGTGCGATGCGCAATGCGTCACGATCGTCCTCGGCGAGATAGTCGCCAAGGCCGGAGATTTGGGTGTGCATCTCGGCGCCGCCGAGCTCTTCCTCGGTCGCGACTTCGCCGGTTGCGGCTTTCAGCAGCGGCGGCCCGGCGAGAAAGGCGCGGGTGCGGCCGCGGACCATGACGATGTAGTCGGACAGGCCGGTCTGATAGGCGCCGCCTGCCGTGGACGAGCCGTGCGTGACGGTGACGACCGGCAACCCCGCCGCCGAGAGCCGCGCGAGATTGCGAAAAATATTGCCGCCGCGGACAAAGTCCTCGACGCGGTAGCGCAGCAAATTGGCGCCGGCGCTCTCGACGAGCTGCACGTAGGGCAGCTTGTTCTCCAGCGCGAGCTCCTGCACCCGCAGCGTCTTGTCGAGGCCGTAGGGCTGCAGCGCACCGGCATCAATGCCCGA
This portion of the Bradyrhizobium diazoefficiens genome encodes:
- a CDS encoding ABC transporter ATP-binding protein, which gives rise to MTDTSDLVLEVKNLKTVFFTNSGLFKAVDDVSFTVNRGETLAIVGESGCGKSVTALSLMRLVPDPPGRIVGGSVTLEGTDLLALDEAEMRKIRGNRISMIFQEPMTSLNPVMRIGDQIVEAVRLHRSLSTREARDIAVEMLRLVRIPEPPRRAREYPHQLSGGMRQRAMIAMALACRPALLIADEPTTALDVTIQAQILALILDLQKELGTGLVLITHDLGVVAQTAQRVIVMYAGRKVEEASVEALFASPKHPYTRGLMASIPAVPTSGVAAQERLNEIPGTVPSLVRLPKGCAFAPRCPLAIKRCEEYPPLADWGGGHLAACWRAAEVAEVA
- a CDS encoding ABC transporter ATP-binding protein → MTEALLEVTDLKKHYPVRAGVLRRQVGTVHSVDGVSFSLGAGETLGLVGESGCGKSTVARSVLRLVEPTSGRICLDGEDITHLSKSALRPYRRSMQIVFQDPFASLNPRMTAGDIVGEPIAVHGLATGKALEARVAKLFEQVGLRPDQMRNFPHQFSGGQRQRICIARALALEPRLIVCDEPVSALDVSIQAQVINLLIDLQRQHGFSYLFIAHDLAVVAHISHRVAVMYLGRIVEIADKDELFRNPRHPYTQALLASVPIANPLAKKLAPLVDGDVPSPVNPPPGCAFHTRCRFAMERCKTERPMLLDAGDGHQVACLLNEGTGRAS
- a CDS encoding acetyl-CoA carboxylase biotin carboxylase subunit; this translates as MRNGSVQHRPFYRILIANRGEIALRVMRSARQLGLGVVAVYSDADREALHVRQADQAVRIGEALPAQSYLNIPAIIAAAKASGADAVHPGYGFLAENEEFAQACKDAGIVFIGPSPQAIEAMGNKAGAKEIMKKAGVPCVPGYQGTEQGDDVMLAEAEKTGFPVMIKAVAGGGGRGMRLVTDAASFPDALRSARSEAKAAFGDPTVILERAIQNPRHIEIQVFGDGHGNAIHLGERDCSVQRRHQKLIEEAPSPAVTPELRAKMGEVAVAAVKALRYEGAGTLEFLLDQSGEFYFMEMNTRLQVEHPVTEAITGLDLVELQLRVARGEPLPVKQQDVKFSGHAIEVRLCSEDAAHDFMPQSGHMARWHVPDGIRVEHALQSGSEIPPFYDSMIAKVISHGVTREEARGRLIFGLEQLTALGVTTNQAFLMSCLRHPGFARGEATTAFIGAHRDELLAPRPDAAFDTALAGLLLYVSNSRAPTWRSGRSLSATFPLPTKIEIAGHTHELDVTRERDGSYIVATDGRQDRFEIEQLDPDAIRFRHDDVMDSAKFLRDGDRLYLQHRGIPLAVTDLTLAAPKAAASNGGDGKVRAAMNGRVVAVLVKPGDRVIAGQPVMTLEAMKMEHVHKAGIDGVVSAIDVAEGEQVTTGRIVAEIGAT
- a CDS encoding acyl-CoA carboxylase subunit beta — encoded protein: MSILESTISPGSAAYRANRDGMLALIDRMRALEERTRAASAAAKDRFHKRGQLLPRERVALVIDPGAPFIELSTLAGYMFDVPDADKSVPGGGVIAGIGFVSGIRCMVSASDSGIDAGALQPYGLDKTLRVQELALENKLPYVQLVESAGANLLRYRVEDFVRGGNIFRNLARLSAAGLPVVTVTHGSSTAGGAYQTGLSDYIVMVRGRTRAFLAGPPLLKAATGEVATEEELGGAEMHTQISGLGDYLAEDDRDALRIAREIMAALEWERPGRAEPQFRPPRYDQDELLGIMPMDHKRTVDMKQVIARIVDDSDFTEMAPNYGPATVCGHARIGCQAIGIITNNGPLDPAGANKATHFIQACCQTRRPILYLNNTTGYMVGKAYEEAGMIKHGSKMIQAVTSATVPQITIYCGASFGAGNYGMCGRGFHPRFCFSWPNAKTAVMGGEQAAETMAIVTEAAAARRGKPIEKDKLDAMKAQIVDVFDGQMDVFSTSARVLDDGVIDPRDTRAVLSEVLAICREGDVRTPQRMQFSVARP